The Gammaproteobacteria bacterium genomic interval GGGGCCGGTGGACTTCAGCGACCGGGAGATCGTTACGCGCCACCTCGGGGTGGCGGCGCCGTGAGCTGGCTGCGACTCGGCGAACTGGCGGAGATGGCCGGTGGACGTCTGATCGGTGACGACGTCCCGGTGGGGTCGGTCTCGACCGATACCCGCAGGCTTGTGCCGGGGCAGTTGTTCGCCGCGCTGCGCGGCCCGAATTTCGACGCGCACGCCCTGATCGAGGCGGGCGCCGCCTCGAACGCGGCCGGGGTGTTGGTCGATCGGCGCCTCTCGGGGAAGACCCCCCAGATCGTCGTCGACGACACGCTTGCGGCGCTTATCCGCATGGCCGCCGCCTGGCGCAACCGCCTGGATACGCGTGTCGTTGCCCTGACGGGCAGTAACGGCAAGACGACGGTCAAGGAGATGACCGCCTCGATACTGCGCCAGGCCGGTGGGGTCCTCGCGACGCGGGGAAACCTCAACAACCATATCGGCGTACCGCTCACCCTGCTATCGCTCAGGCCGGCGCACCGGTTCGCCGTGGTCGAGCTGGGTGCCAACCATCCCGGAGAGATTCAGGCCCTCGGTGCGCTCGCCGCACCCGACGCCGCACTGGTGAACAATGCGGGACCGGCCCACCTCGAGGGTTTCGGCGATCTCGAGGGGGTCGCACGGGCCAAGGGCGAGATCTTCTCGGGCCTGCGGATCGGCGGTATCGCCGTCATCAACGCCGACGACCGCTTCTGCGACTATTGGACGGGATTGAACCCGGGGCGCAAGTGCATCACCTTCGGCCTAGACACCGCGGCTGACGTTGCAGGGTCGTGGAAGCCAGGCACACCGCTGTCGGTCCGCACACCGCTCGGCGGTGTCGAGATCCGGGTGCCGCTGAACGGCCGTCACAACGCCATGAACGCGCTGGCCGCCGCGGCACTTTCACTCGCCGCGGGGGCTAGCACAGAGCAGATTGCGCGGGGACTCGAGCGGGTGAGACCGGTCTCGGGGCGGTTGAACACCCGTGCGGGGGTCGCGGGTGCGGAGATCATCGACGATACCTACAACGCCAACCCGGCATCGCTTGCCGCCGCCCTGGCGGTCGTGTCTGACCTTGGCGGGGAGACCTGGCTGGTCCTGGGCGACATGGGGGAACTGGGGAGCGAGGCGAACGGACTCCACCGTCAGGCCGGGGAACTCGCGCGCCGTTGCGGCGTGACGCGGCTATACGGCGTGGGTCCGTTGAGCCTGGGCGCGGTTACCGCTTTCGGTGCCGGCGCCCGCCATTTCGACGATGCGGGGGCGCTCGCCGCGGCTGCCGCCGCGGAGCTGCGGTCCGGGGTTCGCGTGCTGGTCAAGGGGTCACGCGCCATGCACCTGGAGAACGTAGTGGCGGTGCTGACCCAGGCCGTGGTCGGGGACGAATCCGACCAGGGGGCAGAAGATGCTGCTTAGCCTGTCCGAGTCCCTGCAGCAGTACCACAGCGTGTTCAACGTCTTTCAGTACATCACACTGCGCGGCATCCTGGGCGTGCTGACCGCGCTGATCATCTCGTTGCTCGTTGGCCCGACGATGATCCGGCGTCTGACCAACCTCAATATCGGTCAGCAGATCCGCGAAGACGGACCGAGCAGCCACCTGACGAAGGCCGGGACACCGACCATGGGCGGGGCGTTGATCCTCGTCGCCGTGGCGGTGAGCACACTGCTCTGGGGGGATCTGGGCAGTCGCTACCTGTGGATTACCCTGCTGGTCACGCTGCTGTTCGGCCTGATCGGAGGCGTCGACGACTATCTCAAGCTGCGCTACGGGAACAGCCGGGGACTGTCCGCACGCTCGAAGTTTTTCTGGCAATCCGTGGTGGCCCTGGTCGGGGTCGTGAGCCTGTACGCGACCGCCTCGCTGGCGGTCGAGACCGAGCTGATCGTGCCCTTTTTCAAGCAGGTTGAAATCGATCTCGACTGGTTCTACGTCCCGCTGGCCTGGTTCGTGGTCGTCGGTTCGAGCAACGCCGTCAACCTGACCGACGGCCTGGACGGACTCGCAATCTTACCGACGGTGCTGGTGGCCGGCGCGCTGGGCGTGTTCGCCTATGCGAGCGGACATTCGAACTTTGCCGCCTATCTGCAGATCCCGTCGATTCCCGGCGCGGGAGAGCTAGTCATCTTCTGCGGCGCGCTGGTCGGCGCGGGACTCGGCTTCCTTTGGTTCAACGCCTATCCGGCGCAGGTGTTCATGGGGGACGTCGGTGCCCTGGCTATCGGTGCCGCACTCGGGCTGGTCGCGGTCATCGTGCGCCAGGAATTGGTGCTGGTGATCATGGGTGGCGTATTCGTGATGGAAACGGTGTCGGTGATCCTGCAGGTGGCCTCCTTCAAGCTGACCGGCAGGCGGATCTTCCGCATGGCCCCCCTGCATCATCACTTCGAGCTTCACGGCTGGCCGGAGCCGCGCGTCATCGTCCGGTTCTGGATCATCACCGTGATCCTGGTCCTGATCGGACTGGCGACCCTGAAGGTCCGGTGAGGAGACGCGGAACATGTTGATGCAATCAACACCCGATGCGCCCTATCTCGTCGTGGGGCTTGGCGAAACCGGCTTGTCGGTGGCGAAGTACCTGTATGCCAGGGGGCGCCGCTTCGAGGTGGCGGACACCCGGAGCGCGCCGCCGGGGCTGGAGCGACTGCGTGCGCTGGCCCCGGAGATCCCGGTTGCGCTGGGTCCACTGGGCGCGGGGTGCCTGGCGGCGGCGTCCACACTCGTGGTGAGTCCCGGCATCCCGCTGGACGACCCGGTCATCGCCGCTGCCCGTTCCCGGGGTGCGGAGGTCATCGGCGATATCGAGCTGTTCGCGCGCGAGGCGCTCGCCCCAATCGCCGCGATCACCGGCTCCAACGGAAAGAGCAGCGTGACGACCCTGCTGGCCGACATGGCGGCGGCTTCCGGATCGGAGGTCAGGGCGGGCGGTAACCTCGGGACACCGGCGCTCGACCTTCTGCTTGGGGGAGCCCCCGATCTCTATGTCCTGGAGCTGTCGAGTTTCCAGCTGGAATCGACCCGCGGTCTGCGTCCAAGGGTGGCCGCCGTGCTCAACGTGAGTGCGGATCACATGGACCGCTATTCCGATCTGGATGGCTACGCGCGCGTCAAGGCGCGAATCTACGAGGGGGCGGATGCGCGCATCGTGAACCGGGACGATCCTGTCGTCGGCGCCATGGCGACCGGTGCGAATTGCATCGGATTCGGGCTCGGTGCGCCGGGCGAGGGGGAGTACGGTGTCCTGACCACGGGTAATGGTCAGTGGCTCGCGCACGGTGCGCAGAGGTTGCTACGGATCGATGAGCTGCGACTGCGGGGATCCCACAACGTGGCCAACGTGCTGGCCGCGCTGGCAATGGCCGAGGCGCTGGGGCTCGATACCCGTGCGGCGCTCGACGCCGCCCGCAGTTTCGGGGGCCTGCCGCACCGTACGCAGTGGGTGGCGGATTCGGCGGGGGTGAGCTGGTATAACGATTCGAAGGGTACCAATGTCGGCGCCACGCTGGCGGCGATCGGGGGCCTGCCCGGGACGACCATCCTGATCGCTGGCGGGATCGGAAAGGGCGCGGACTTCTCGCCGCTGGCGTCGGCGGTCAGGGAGAAGGTGCGAGGCGTGATCCTGTTCGGTCGTGACGCCCCGGTACTGGCCGCGGCGCTACAGGATGCGGCGCCCATCGAGATGGCGTGCGACATGCGCGACGCGGTGCGCCGCGCCGCGCGGATGGCCCAAGCCGGCGACAATGTCCTGCTGTCGCCCGCCTGCGCGAGTTTCGACATGTTCGAGGATTACGCCGCGCGCGGTGACGCGTTTGTGGCTGCGGTCCGGGAGCTGAGCGTGTGAGCGGCGTCGCGCAGGCCGTACCCGGTACCGGTCGCGGCGGGGTCCCCGGTCTTGACCGTCGAATGGATCCGTGGCTGCTCCTGTCCGCCGTGGCGCTGGCGAGTGCCGGTCTGGTCATGGTGACGTCCGCGTCGATCGGTATCGCCGAGGATCCGCTGTTTTACTTCCGCCGGCAGCTGGTCTTCGTCCTGGCCGGTGCGGCAATCGTGGCGCTTGCGTGGCGAATCCCGCTGCGGGTGAGCGCGGCGCTTGCCGTGCCCCTGCTGATTCTCGTGATGGCACTGCTGGCGCTGGTGCTGATTCCCGGTATCGGGCACGAGGTCAACGGAAGCCGGCGCTGGCTTCCCCTGGGGGTGCTCAACCTGCAGGTATCCGAACTCGCCAAACTGGTGTTCGTCCTTTACACCGCGGGCTACCTGGTGAGGCGGCGGGAACAGGTCCGGGAACGGTTCTCCGGCTTTATCAAACCGATCCTCCTCACGCTGGTGGCGGCCGTCCTGCTGATCCTGGAGCCGGATTTCGGCGCGGTGGTGGTGCTGATGAGTGTGGTGCTCGGTATGCTGTTCATCGCCGGGGCGCGGCTGTGGCAGTTCAGTGCCCTGTTTCTGATCGCGGCAGGTTCGATGACCGTGCTGGCCATCGCCTCGCCGTACCGGCTGAGCCGCATGACCTCGTTTCTCGACCCCTGGTCGGATCCCTACAACAGCGGTTTCCAGTTGACCCAGTCGCTGATCGCGATCGGCAGCGGTGGCTGGTCGGGTCTGGGGCTCGGCGGCAGTATCCAGAAGCTGCACTACCTGCCGGAGGCCCACACCGATTTCCTGTTCGCGGTACTGGCCGAGGAACTCGGACTGATCGGCGGCATTGTCGTTATCGGTCTGTTCTCTCTTTTTATCTGGCGGTGTTTCGTCATCGCCCGCCGGGCCGAGATTGCGGAACTGCCGTTCGCCAGCTGGATTGCATGGGGTGTGGGCATCTGGTTCGGCTTGCAGGCCTTTATCAACATCGGGGTCAACATGGGGGTGCTTCCCACCAAGGGACTGACGCTGCCGTTGATGAGCGCCGGTGGCAGCAGCATGCTGGTTACCTGTGCTGCGGTGGGGCTGGTGATGCGTGCCTCGAGAGAGGTGTGCGAGTGTTATCCCGTCGGGACACAGGGCAGGCCATCGTGAACGGGCGACCGGTGATGATCCTGGCGGGCGGGACCGGGGGCCACGTGTACCCGGCGCTGGCGGTGGCCCGCAAGCTGCTCGCGATGGAAGTGCCGGTCGTCTGGATGGGGACCCATCAGGGCCTGGAGGCGGAGGTGGTCCCGCGGGCCGGTATTCCCATCGACTGGTTGTCGATCGGCGGTCTGCGCGGCAAGGGTGTCTGGACCTGGTTCGCCGCACCGTTCCGGCTGAATGTCGCCATCATGCAGGCTTTCGGCATCATGCTCCGGCGCCGGCCGCGTGCAGTCCTGGGAATGGGCGGCTTCGTCGCCGGTCCCGGTGGGGTGGTCGCGTTCCTACTGCAGCGCTACCTGGTGATCCACGAACAGAACGCCGTCGCCGGTCTGACGAACCGCCTGTTACGGCCGCTGTGCGATCGCGTGTTCGAAGGTTTTCCGGGCGCCTTCGGGAAGGCGAAGGCCACTCACGTGGGAAATCCGGTGCGCGACGACATTGCCGCGATCGCCCACCCGGCCGGGAGGATCGGCGAAAGGACCGGACAAACGCGGCTCCTCGTGCTGGGCGGCAGTCTGGGCGCGCGGGCATTGAACGAGGTGACGCCGCGGGCGCTCGAGCTGCTCGATCCGGCGTCGCTGCCCGAGGTCATCCATCAAGCGGGGCGCCGGAATATCGACCAGGCCGTCCGGACCTATGAACGGTGCGGCGTGCGGGCGGGCGTGCGGCCTTACATCGAGGACATGGCCGAGGCCTACCGCTGGGCCGATCTGGTGTTGTGCCGGGCGGGCGCCCTGACGATCGCCGAACTGGCCGCGGCGGGCGTGGGTTCGATCCTCGTCCCCTATCCCAGTGCGGTGGACGATCACCAGAGCGCCAATGCCGCGTACCTGGAGGCCGCCGGGGCCGGGATCGTCGTGCAGCAGCGGGATCTCGACGAGGGGCGTCTCGCCTCGATCTTGCGGAAACTCTGCGGCGACCGGGGGCGCTTGTGCGACATGGCCTGTGCGGCCCGCGAACTGGCGAGGCCGGAGGCGGCCGATCTGGTGGCCAACGCATGTCTGCGCGACCGGGGCGCTGGGGCGGAGACGATATGAAGGCCGAGATGACCATGCGTCGTATCCGTCGCGTGCACTTCGTCGGTGTGGGCGGCGCGGGCATGGGCGGCATCGCCGAGGTGCTGGCGAATCTAGGCTACGAGGTCTCGGGATCGGATATCGCCGAGAACGGCGTCACGCAGCGTCTCACGGGGCTCGGGGTTCGCATCGCGCGGGAGCACGCGGCGGCGAATGTGGCGGACGCGGACGTCGTCGTCGTGTCGAGCGCGATCGGCGACGACAACCCGGAGGTGGCCGAGGCCCGATCGCGGCGCATCCCGGTCGTGCCGCGGGCCGAGATGCTGGCCGAGCTGATGCGATTCCGGTTCGGCATCGCGGTGGCCGGCACGCACGGCAAGACCACGACGACCAGTCTGGTTGCGGCGGTGCTTGCAGAAGGGGGCCTGGACCCGACCTGGGTCGTGGGGGGGCGGGTCAACAGCTCGGCGAGCCACGCCAAGCTCGGCGCCGGCAAGTACCTCGTGGCGGAAGCGGACGAGAGCGATGCCTCCTTCTTGTACCTGCAGCCCGTCATCGCGGTGGTGACCAATATCGACGCCGACCATCTCGGAAGCTACGGGGGAGACTTCCGGAAGCTGGTCTCGACGTTCGCGGAATTCCTGCACCACCTGCCCTTCTACGGGCTCGCGGTGCTCTGCGTCGAGGACGAAACCGTGCGCGACCTCATGGGACAGGTTGCGCGTCCCGCGCGCGGCTACGGCCTGGACGAATCCGCGGACGTGCGCGCCAGCGAGCTGCGTTTCGAGGGCTCCGGTTCACGCTTCGTCGTGCATCTGCCGGGCGGGTCGGGTTTCGAGGTGCGGCTCAACATGCCGGGCAGGCACAACGTCCTCAATGCGCTGGCCGCGATTACCGTGGCGCATGAACTCGGCGTGGGCGAGGCAGCGATCAAGCGGGCGCTGGACGGATTCCAGGGCATTCGAAGGCGATTCCAGGACTATGGAGATATCCCGGTCGCGGGTGGCAAGGTCCGGCTGATCGACGACTATGCACACCATCCCACGGAGATCCTGGCGACCCTGGAAGCGGTGCGCTCGGCCTGGCCCGAGCGGCGACTGCTCGTCGTCTTCCAGCCGCATCGTTACACGCGCACCCGGGACCTCTTCGATGACTTCGCCAGTGTGTTGAACCAGGCCGACGCCCTCGTGTTGCTGGACGTTTACGCGGCGACCGAGGACGTGATCCCGGATGCCGACGGCCGTGCGCTGTGCAGGGCGCTGCGCGCGCGCGGCAAGCTGGTGCCGGTCTTCGTCGAGACCGTCGAAGGCTTGCCGGAGGTCCTGGGCGATCTGGTCGAGGCCGGTGATCTGCTGCTGACCCTGGGTGCGGGCAGCATCGGCGCCGCCGCCGCCGCACTGCCCGGGCGACTGGCCGCGGGAGGGGGGAGGCGATGATGGCGCAGGAACGCAAGCCGGCTCTTCGCGGTGAGCTCGGCTACTCGCAACCGCTGCGCACGCTCAACAGTTGGCGCGTGGGCGGGGATGCCGAGTGTCTGTTCCGACCGGCGGACCTCGACGATCTCCGAGGGTTTCTGGCCGAAGGCCTGGCCGTCGCGCCACTGACCTGGCTGGGACTGGGTACCAACGTGCTGATCCGCGACGGTGGGATCCGCGGCACCGTGATCGCCCTGCACGGTGCGCTCGACGGTCTGGCGCTCACGGACGACGGGCGGGTTGTCGCCGAGGCCGGGGTGCCTTGCGCCAAGGTGGCGCGGGTCGCGGCCCGCGGGGGGCTGGCGGGTGTCGAGTTTCTGGCCGGGATCCCCGGCACCATGGGCGGGGCGCTGGCGATGAACGCGGGCGCCTTTGGCGGCGAGTCCTGGGATCGTGTCGAGGCCGTCACCACGATCGACGGTTCGGGCGCGGTGAGAGAACGCGAGGCGGTTGCGTACCGGATCCGCTATCGGAGCGTCGAGGGGCCCCAGGGCGAATGGTTCGTGGCGGCGCGTCTCGCGCTGGAACCGGGCGCGACCGAGGCGGGCAGGGATCGCATCAGGGAGTTGCTGGCGCGTCGGGGGGCCACGCAGCCCACTGGACTGCCGAGTTGCGGTTCGGTATTCCGCAATCCGCCGGGCGACCATGCCGCGCGTCTCATAGAGACAGCGGGACTCAAGGGCTTTCGGATCGGCGGGGCCTGTGTGTCGGAGAAGCACGCCAATTTCATCGTCAACCTGGGTAAGGCGCGCGCCGCGGAGATCGAATCGCTCATTCGGTACGTGCAGTCTGAGGTGGCGGCGCGGCACGGGGTGGACCTGGTGACCGAGGTCCGCATTCTGGGGGAACCGGCGTCATGAGTGGCGCGAAGGACTACGGGCGGGTAGCCGTGCTGATGGGCGGGTGGTCGGCCGAACGCGAGATCTCCCTGCTGAGCGGTCGAGCGGTGCTCGCGGCGCTGCAGGCCGAGGACGTGAATGCCCACGGGATCGACCTGGGGCGCGATGCCTGCCAGGTGCTTGCCACAGGCGGGTTCGACCGGGTGTTTATCGCCCTCCACGGGCGCACAGGCGAGGACGGCTGCATTCAGGGGATGCTGGAGATCCTCGATCTGCCCTATACCGGCAGCGGCGTGACCGGTTCCGCGGTCTGCATGAACAAGGTCACGACCAAGCGGATCTGGAACGGTACCGGCCTGCCCACACCGGCGTTCGTGGAGTTCGGGGCCGATACCGAACCGCAGTTCCTGGTGCAGCGGGTGGGCTTTCCGCTGATCGTGAAGCCCTCGCTGGAAGGATCCAGCCTCGGGATGCGGAAGGTGGACCACCCGAATCAGCTGGAAGCCGCACATGCCGAGGCCGCGGGCTTCGGCTGTCCGGTGGTGGCCGAGGCCTGGGTCATGGGCAGCGAGTACACCGTTGCCATTCTGGACGGTGAAGCGTTGCCGATGATCCGCCTGGAGACCCCGCGTGAGTTCTACGACTACGAGGCCAAGTACCGGGCGAACGATACGCGTTACGTCATCCCCTGCGGGCTGGACGCCGAGCGCGAGAGCGAGGTTCGGCAACTGGCCCTGACGGCGTTCCGGGTGACGGGAGCGACCGGTTGGGGGCGGGTGGATCTGCTGATCGACGGTCGGGGCGATCCCTGGCTGATCGAGGTCAACACCGTTCCCGGTATGACCGACCACAGCCTGGTGCCGATGGCCGCCGCCGCGCATGGCATGCGCTTCAACCAGCTTGCTCTGCGGATCCTGGACACCGCGGGGACGGGGCGATGAATCGCCGGCCTAACAGGCAGCGGGGGGCCACGGTCAATTGCTGCGAAGCCGGGTCCGGCCTGCGGGGCTGGGTCTGTGTCCTGCGTGATGCGCTGATCTCGGGACTGATCGCCGCACTGGTCGCATGGGCTTGGATCGTAGCGCAGGACCCGGCAACCCTGCCGGTACGAGCGGTGACGATCGAGGGTAGGTATCGATACGTCGATGAGAAGGAGTTGCGCGGCGTGGTACGCGACTCGCTGAACGGGGGTTTCCTTTCCGTCGATCTCGGCGGCATCGAGCGATCCCTGGAGGCGGCGCCCTGGATCGCGAGCGCCTCGGTGCGTCGGCAATGGCCCGATCGTCTGCGGATCGACATCGTTGAAAGGCAGCCCGTGGCCCGATGGGGGGACGAGGGCCTGGTGACCGCGACCGGCGTTCCGTTCTATCCGGACAATGCGGCGCAATTCCAGGAGCTGCCCGTGGTCTACGGCCCTGAGGGAGCGGGGGGGGAACTCGTGCAACGACTTTCCGAGGTGCGCGCCCTGCTGGGTGTGGCGGGCCTGACACCGAGAGAACTGATCGTGGACGAACGGCGAGCCTGGCACCTGTGGCTGCAGGACGGGATCCGGGTGTCCCTCGGTAGAGGCGAGACGGACGAGGCCATCGCCCGGTTCGTGCGCGCCTGGCCGGCCGCGGTGGGGGAGCGGGCCGCGCAGGTCAGTGCCGTGGATCTGCGCTACACGAACGGCTTCTCCGTGCTCTGGAAGGAAGACTCGGCGCTGGAACAAGGAAACGCGGGAGAAAAAAACAGCTGATGACCAGGAAGGGTGAGAGAGGAATGATCGTCGGACTCGATATTGGCACGTCGAAGGTCGTTGCCATCGTTGGCGAGGGCAACGAGGATGGGGGGATTGAGGTCGTCGGAATCGGCTCACACCCCTCGCGCGGCCTCAAGAAGGGTGTGGTGGTCAATATCGAGTCCACGGTGCAGTCGATCCAGCGGGCCGTGGAAGAGGCCGAGTTGATGGCCGGGTGCCAGATCCATTCCGTGTTCGCGGGCATCGCCGGCAGCCACATACGCAGCCTGAATTCACACGGTGTCGTTGCGATCGGTGATCAGGAGGTCACGTTGAGCGATGTCGAGCGGGTCAAGGATGCGGCCCGGGCGGTGGCGATTCCCGCCGACCAGCGGGTCATCCATACCCTCCCTCAGGAATACATCATCGACCGCCAGGAGGGGATCCGCGAGCCGGTGGGGATGTCCGGGGTGCGCCTGGAGGTCAAGGTGCACATGGTGACCGGCGCGGTGAGCGCCGCGCAGAACATCGTCAAGTGTGTCCGTCGCTGCGGGCTGGAGGTAGACGACATCATCCT includes:
- the murF gene encoding UDP-N-acetylmuramoyl-tripeptide--D-alanyl-D-alanine ligase, with the translated sequence MSWLRLGELAEMAGGRLIGDDVPVGSVSTDTRRLVPGQLFAALRGPNFDAHALIEAGAASNAAGVLVDRRLSGKTPQIVVDDTLAALIRMAAAWRNRLDTRVVALTGSNGKTTVKEMTASILRQAGGVLATRGNLNNHIGVPLTLLSLRPAHRFAVVELGANHPGEIQALGALAAPDAALVNNAGPAHLEGFGDLEGVARAKGEIFSGLRIGGIAVINADDRFCDYWTGLNPGRKCITFGLDTAADVAGSWKPGTPLSVRTPLGGVEIRVPLNGRHNAMNALAAAALSLAAGASTEQIARGLERVRPVSGRLNTRAGVAGAEIIDDTYNANPASLAAALAVVSDLGGETWLVLGDMGELGSEANGLHRQAGELARRCGVTRLYGVGPLSLGAVTAFGAGARHFDDAGALAAAAAAELRSGVRVLVKGSRAMHLENVVAVLTQAVVGDESDQGAEDAA
- the mraY gene encoding phospho-N-acetylmuramoyl-pentapeptide-transferase, with amino-acid sequence MLLSLSESLQQYHSVFNVFQYITLRGILGVLTALIISLLVGPTMIRRLTNLNIGQQIREDGPSSHLTKAGTPTMGGALILVAVAVSTLLWGDLGSRYLWITLLVTLLFGLIGGVDDYLKLRYGNSRGLSARSKFFWQSVVALVGVVSLYATASLAVETELIVPFFKQVEIDLDWFYVPLAWFVVVGSSNAVNLTDGLDGLAILPTVLVAGALGVFAYASGHSNFAAYLQIPSIPGAGELVIFCGALVGAGLGFLWFNAYPAQVFMGDVGALAIGAALGLVAVIVRQELVLVIMGGVFVMETVSVILQVASFKLTGRRIFRMAPLHHHFELHGWPEPRVIVRFWIITVILVLIGLATLKVR
- the murD gene encoding UDP-N-acetylmuramoyl-L-alanine--D-glutamate ligase, translated to MLMQSTPDAPYLVVGLGETGLSVAKYLYARGRRFEVADTRSAPPGLERLRALAPEIPVALGPLGAGCLAAASTLVVSPGIPLDDPVIAAARSRGAEVIGDIELFAREALAPIAAITGSNGKSSVTTLLADMAAASGSEVRAGGNLGTPALDLLLGGAPDLYVLELSSFQLESTRGLRPRVAAVLNVSADHMDRYSDLDGYARVKARIYEGADARIVNRDDPVVGAMATGANCIGFGLGAPGEGEYGVLTTGNGQWLAHGAQRLLRIDELRLRGSHNVANVLAALAMAEALGLDTRAALDAARSFGGLPHRTQWVADSAGVSWYNDSKGTNVGATLAAIGGLPGTTILIAGGIGKGADFSPLASAVREKVRGVILFGRDAPVLAAALQDAAPIEMACDMRDAVRRAARMAQAGDNVLLSPACASFDMFEDYAARGDAFVAAVRELSV
- the murG gene encoding undecaprenyldiphospho-muramoylpentapeptide beta-N-acetylglucosaminyltransferase, which gives rise to MILAGGTGGHVYPALAVARKLLAMEVPVVWMGTHQGLEAEVVPRAGIPIDWLSIGGLRGKGVWTWFAAPFRLNVAIMQAFGIMLRRRPRAVLGMGGFVAGPGGVVAFLLQRYLVIHEQNAVAGLTNRLLRPLCDRVFEGFPGAFGKAKATHVGNPVRDDIAAIAHPAGRIGERTGQTRLLVLGGSLGARALNEVTPRALELLDPASLPEVIHQAGRRNIDQAVRTYERCGVRAGVRPYIEDMAEAYRWADLVLCRAGALTIAELAAAGVGSILVPYPSAVDDHQSANAAYLEAAGAGIVVQQRDLDEGRLASILRKLCGDRGRLCDMACAARELARPEAADLVANACLRDRGAGAETI
- the murC gene encoding UDP-N-acetylmuramate--L-alanine ligase, encoding MKAEMTMRRIRRVHFVGVGGAGMGGIAEVLANLGYEVSGSDIAENGVTQRLTGLGVRIAREHAAANVADADVVVVSSAIGDDNPEVAEARSRRIPVVPRAEMLAELMRFRFGIAVAGTHGKTTTTSLVAAVLAEGGLDPTWVVGGRVNSSASHAKLGAGKYLVAEADESDASFLYLQPVIAVVTNIDADHLGSYGGDFRKLVSTFAEFLHHLPFYGLAVLCVEDETVRDLMGQVARPARGYGLDESADVRASELRFEGSGSRFVVHLPGGSGFEVRLNMPGRHNVLNALAAITVAHELGVGEAAIKRALDGFQGIRRRFQDYGDIPVAGGKVRLIDDYAHHPTEILATLEAVRSAWPERRLLVVFQPHRYTRTRDLFDDFASVLNQADALVLLDVYAATEDVIPDADGRALCRALRARGKLVPVFVETVEGLPEVLGDLVEAGDLLLTLGAGSIGAAAAALPGRLAAGGGRR
- the murB gene encoding UDP-N-acetylmuramate dehydrogenase — encoded protein: MMAQERKPALRGELGYSQPLRTLNSWRVGGDAECLFRPADLDDLRGFLAEGLAVAPLTWLGLGTNVLIRDGGIRGTVIALHGALDGLALTDDGRVVAEAGVPCAKVARVAARGGLAGVEFLAGIPGTMGGALAMNAGAFGGESWDRVEAVTTIDGSGAVREREAVAYRIRYRSVEGPQGEWFVAARLALEPGATEAGRDRIRELLARRGATQPTGLPSCGSVFRNPPGDHAARLIETAGLKGFRIGGACVSEKHANFIVNLGKARAAEIESLIRYVQSEVAARHGVDLVTEVRILGEPAS
- a CDS encoding D-alanine--D-alanine ligase, with the translated sequence MSGAKDYGRVAVLMGGWSAEREISLLSGRAVLAALQAEDVNAHGIDLGRDACQVLATGGFDRVFIALHGRTGEDGCIQGMLEILDLPYTGSGVTGSAVCMNKVTTKRIWNGTGLPTPAFVEFGADTEPQFLVQRVGFPLIVKPSLEGSSLGMRKVDHPNQLEAAHAEAAGFGCPVVAEAWVMGSEYTVAILDGEALPMIRLETPREFYDYEAKYRANDTRYVIPCGLDAERESEVRQLALTAFRVTGATGWGRVDLLIDGRGDPWLIEVNTVPGMTDHSLVPMAAAAHGMRFNQLALRILDTAGTGR
- a CDS encoding cell division protein FtsQ/DivIB — translated: MNRRPNRQRGATVNCCEAGSGLRGWVCVLRDALISGLIAALVAWAWIVAQDPATLPVRAVTIEGRYRYVDEKELRGVVRDSLNGGFLSVDLGGIERSLEAAPWIASASVRRQWPDRLRIDIVERQPVARWGDEGLVTATGVPFYPDNAAQFQELPVVYGPEGAGGELVQRLSEVRALLGVAGLTPRELIVDERRAWHLWLQDGIRVSLGRGETDEAIARFVRAWPAAVGERAAQVSAVDLRYTNGFSVLWKEDSALEQGNAGEKNS